TTCGCTAACGTTTCCTCTGATTCTGGACTACGTCGACGACATGCGAACGGTATCGGAGCAGGCAATTGTTGAAGCCGTGAGCTTTTTTTTCCATGAAATGAAGCTAGTGGTCGAGCCTTCCGGTGCGCTGGGATTGGCAGCACTGCTCGACGGTGCGATCGAAGCAAACGGCATGGTGGGCGTAATCGTCAGTGGCGGGAACGTTGACGAGCACACCTTGAATCACATCTTGAGTTCTGCCAAACGTGACTTCGTCCACCAGCATTAACCGATACGCTCGTCCGATGCTCTGGTAGGCAGAATTGGTGAGGTTATTATTTTTTGAGCGAATTCAATTAGGGCGAATTCGACAACATCCACTGGCGGGGACCAAAAGACTGACACGCACGCGCTGCGATGCGAGCGGCTGAGGTCAACGCAGTTGGGAACGGCTCGCGCAGGATGTAGTGATAGAAAGCACCATGGAAAATATCGCCCGCACCGAGCGTATCGACCGGCTCGATCGCGGGCACGGAACGTTCACCCGTATTGCCATTGCTACGGTAGGCGATCGCCTGCGAGCCGTGCGTGATCGCAATGTGGGGAATCTGGTAGTAGGCAAGACATGCAAAAACATCCGCATGAGTGCAACAGCCGGGCGGGAAGAAGTTTGCCGAACAGACTGCGTAATCTACGAAGGGCAGCACGGTCTCGAAGCCTGGTTTCCAACTGCCGCCGTCGATCGCCACGGGAATCCCGCGATCGCGAGCTTGGCGCGCCAGTTCGCGACTTATGGACATTTGGTGTCCGTCGATCGCGAAAATGTCTGCGCTATTGAGGGCGTCGGCCGGCAACGCAACCGGGTCGAGTTGCGATCGCGTCGCGTTGATGGAGATAACCGCCCGCTCGCCCGTCCCAGCTGTGACGACAATTGAAGAAACCGGCGGGGGGGCGACGCGATCGGGTGCGAGGTCGAACACCTGCAGGGTTGGGCGATCGAGGTCGGTGCGGATCGTGCGTGCGAGAGGATGGCAGCCGATCGCGCTGAAGAGCTTGGCGCGATTGCCCAGATACGCAAAAGTTACCGCCGCATTGGTGGCGGGACCGCCGGCCGCGATGGTGTAGTCGCTCGCGACAAGTTTTTGGTCGGGCGCCGGAAGCTGCTGGGAAAGGTAGATTAGATCGAGGGTCGTCAAGCCGACAAATATTCCGGTTGCCATTGCGCGCTTGCCTTGCTGCTCGTCGGTCGACTGGTTGCCAACTCCCTATTCTGCCAGTGACAATTGCCCTTGTTACAAGTCTTATTAGTGCTATCGACGTTCCAGCCTCGATCGCCGCTTAGCTTTAGGGGATCGTCCCCAAACAGCGCGCGCGGCGCGGGTTGATATGAACTTGCCCGACATGAATGAGCCCGAGACCCACTTGCCGGGAACGTTGTATCTGGTCGCGACGCCGATCGGGAACTTGGATGACATGACCTTTCGTGCAGTACGCGTGTTGCAAACCGCAGATCTGATTGCAGCCGAGGATACGCGCCGAACCGGCAAGCTCCTGCAGCACTTCGCGATCGCTACGCCGCAAACGAGCTACCACGAGCACAACCGCCGCCAACGCGCTGCCGAGTTGGTAGATCGCCTGCTAGCAGGTGCCAACATCGCACTCGTCACCGATGCCGGGATGCCGGGAATTTCCGATCCGGGAAGCGAGCTGGCTGCGGCTTGCGCCGCTGCCGGGATTCCCGTCGTACCCGTTCCCGGAGCCACTGCCGCGATCGCCGCGATCGCCGCCTCGGGATTACCGGCGGGTCGCTTCGCGTTTGAGGGCTTTCTGCCAACCAAGCACAAGGACCGTCAGGCGCGTCTGCAATCACTCGCAACCGAACCCCGCACGATCGCCCTTTACGAAGCACCGCATCGCTTGCTAACGACACTTCAGGATCTGGCGGCTGCCCTAGGCGGCGATCGCGCGGTCGTCCTCGCCCGCGAACTGACCAAACTGCACGAGGAGTTCGCCCACCTTACGCTCGGTGAGGCGATCGCCTGCTACCAAACGCGCCAGCCCAAAGGCGAATTCGTGTTGGTGTTAGCCGGTGCGACGTGCGATCGCCAAATCGACCTCACGCCCGACGCGCTGCGTGCCGAACTCCAAGATGCGCTCGAGCGGGGATTGACGCGATCGCAAGCCTGCCGGGAGCTTGCAAACCTAACCGGACTGCCGCGCCGCGACCTCTACCAACTTGCCCTCGACCTCGACGGGAGCGTACCCGACGCCGGAAAAGCGGACGGCGATCGGTCCAGCCGCTGAAGCGAACCGTCACCTAAATCGGTGTGGACAGTGGAAACCAGACATTGCCGGCGATCGCTCCCCATCGGGGAGAGTGTCAAGTATTTTATGTAATACCAACTTTAGGAAGTTCCGCGACAGATGGCAGATTGGGATCCTTTACTCCCAGGAATTGTTTGCCTCATCTGTCGTAGGCATTGTGAAAATTGGTATAAGCTTCGCTTTCAGTCTGTGAAACAGTCGGGCTACTCAATGGATAAGCGCGCCAGCGCAGCCTTCTAGCCAGGAATATTCACGAAAATTTGCGAAGCCTCAAACCCTTGCTCTGACTAGGCTCTAATCTACGTGTATAGAAACGTACTGTCATTGAGCGAAAAAGTCTGCAAGCCTTGCAAGGCAAAAGGTTTAGGGTCTCCGCATAAGAGTTCTTGAATAATCCAGGCTAGCGCTACGTACACCGGTTTCGTTACTGCCTCCTCTGATGGGTAAGACCCCTTCGTTTTCATCACCTTCGCTTAAGAATCTCAACTCGATTTGGCATCCTTAGGGTGATGCACTTAAGACTCTTCAGGCTGAGATTCTCTCACATCAGGTCTGTGAGCCTTTATCTCCGCCTTTAAGTCAGTACCGTTCATCCTACGTCTTCTCTGCTGTAAGAAGATCTGAACGTACTCCAGGGTAAAAACCAGAAGGCAAGAAACGACCAGAAATCATCGATCTCGCGCGTGCACTATTCCTACGCCTTTAACTAGAGCTGCCTAACCACACGCGTCATTGCGCAACGATTTTCCGTGCTGAATGACTGCTCCGCAAACTCCAACACTGAGAGATTATCAGTCTTGCCCGATCCCCACAAATATAGGTCGACCACACTCGCCGTTGCTTAGCTGCAAACGCTGAGATGTTGGTGATGCTAATGCGATTTATCGGGGACTTCGTCCTCGGTTGATGGATTTGCGTGGGTATGGGTTGGAATTGCCGCGACGATCGCGTCGATCGCTCGCCCCACAGGAACGACTTCGATCCCAATGTCGGCAGGCAACTCGTTACCGATTGGGACGATCGCGCGATCGAAGCCCAATTTGGCGGCCTCGCGCAGGCGCAATTCGAGTTGCGGTACTCGGCGTACCTGGCCGCCCAAGCCTACTTCGCCGATCAGGACCGAGCGCGGATCGACCAAGCGATCGCGAAAGCTCGCCACCACTGCAACGGCAATGCCCAAATCTGCAGCCGGTTCTTCGACGCCCAGTCCGCCAGCCGTCGCCACGTAGGCATCGAGCTTGGAAAGCGGAATACCGACGCGCTTTTCGAGAACGGCAAGGATCTGCTGCAAGCGATTGAAGCTGACGCCAGTCGTCGCGCGGCGCGGCGACGAATAGCTCGTCGGACTGACCAACGCTTGCAACTCCACGACCAGCGGACGCGTCCCCTCGCAAGCCACCACCGTTGCCGTGCCGGGTGCGGCTTCGTCGCGGCTGCCCAGGAACAACGCCGACGGGTTTTCCACCTCCCGCAAACCGCTATCTACCATCTCGAAGACGCCGACCTCATGGGTAGCACCAAAGCGGTTTTTGACTGCTCGCAGCAGTCGATGAGAGGCAAAGCGATCGCCTTCACAATACAGCACTGTATCGACCAAGTGCTCCAGAACGCGCGGTCCGGCCAGCGAGCCTTCCTTGGTGACGTGCCCGACGATCATCAAGGTTATGTTCGCGCGTTTGGCAACTTGCATTAACGCTGAGGTACATTCGCGCACCTGCGATACCGATCCTGGAGCAGAGGATAGCGCTGCGTAATAAAGTGTTTGGATGCTATCGATGACGGCAACCCGTGGTCGCAGAGCTTCGAGCTCGCGGAGAATGGCCTCGAGGTCCGTTTCCGCCAAGATATACAGGTTCTCCGAGACGGGTGTTCGCGCAGTGACTGCTGTTGATGCAGTCGGTTGCGTAGTTGTTACGCCCAGGCGCGTCGCTCTTAGTTTGATCTGATGGGCAGACTCCTCCGCAGCTACGTAAAGGGTGCGGTGCTCGCGCGCCACGCGATCGGCAACTTGCAATAGCAGCGTTGACTTGCCGATTCCCGGATCGCCGCCGAGCAACACTAGCGAGCCCGGTACGATGCCACCACCCAAGACGCGGTCGAATTCTCCGAATCCGGACGGAAACCGAGACAGCGCGCAGTTGCGGACGTCGGCAAGCTGAATAGCGGCTAGTAAGTATGGCTCGCGTTCGCCGCTCGAAACGGGAGCGCGCGCGGAAATTGGCTCCCGACCGGGTCGGGAGGTAGTGCTAGTTGTGGAAACCTGCACCTCTTCCTGCAGCGTACCGAAAGTATTGCACGTCGGACATTTCCCGAACCACTGCCGGTGTTCGGCTCCGCAGGCATTGCAGACAAAGACAGTGCGGGGTTTCGCCATGATAAATGGAGGAAAAAAACGAGCGGGCCGTTGGAAAGGCAGCAAGTTCACATCGGTCAACTAAAGTCAATAAACGGATGTGAAGCTAAAAGAAGCTTTGGCCCGCCAAACATAAAATAAAGCTTAGAAATCTTGCGAATTGTGCCCGTCAGAGCGATGCTCTACGGTATGCCCGTATGGCGGGATCGTGCAAGCGGGGACCGACTTGGAACAAAATGTAGCGCGATCGCGGCGGTGTGTGTAAGGGTTGAAAGTACAAGGGAGCGTTGGGGAAGTTGGAAACGCATAAAGAGCGAATTCTGGTTGTGGACGACGAAGCAAGTATTCGCCGCATCCTTGAAACGCGTCTCTCAATGATCGGATACGACGTGGTGACGGCAGCAGATGGGGAAGAGGCACTGGTAACGTTCGGCAAAACCGACCCCGATTTAGTGGTATTGGACGTGATGATGCCGAAGCTAGATGGCTACGGCGTATGCCAAGAACTGCGGAAGGACTCCGATATCCCCATCATCATGCTTACGGCCCTCGGTGATGTCGCAGATCGCATAACAGGTCTAGAGTTGGGCGCAGACGACTACGTCGTCAAACCGTTTTCGCCCAAGGAATTGGAAGCGCGCATTCGCTCGGTATTGCGCCGAGTCGAGAAAGACAGTTCGCCGGGCATACCCAGCTCTGGTGTCATTCACGTCAGTTCGCTGAAAATCGATACCAACCGCCGCCAAGTATACAAAGGTGACGAGCGCATCCGCCTGACGGGAATGGAATTTAGCTTGTTAGAGTTGCTAGTCAGCCGCTCGGGGGAGCCGTTTTCACGCTCGGAAATTCTCCAAGAAGTTTGGGGTTACACCCCCGAGCGTCATGTGGATACGCGAGTGGTCGACGTTCACATCTCGCGCTTGCGCGCGAAGCTAGAGGATGACCCGAGCAATCCGGAGCTGATTTTGACCGCACGCGGTACGGGCTATATGTTTCAGCGCATTTTGGACGTACCGGGTACTGACGGTTGATGAGTTGGATGCGGACGCGATCTGAGATCGACCCTCCACACAATTGTCTTGACGTTGTTGCCTTCGGTCGCATTGCTAGTGTGGCGCTCGGCTGGCAGGGAATCCCCAGACTTGCCCGAACATGACTAATGACAAGTCAAGTGTCTTCCGCGATCCAAACCGCTGGGTGCGCCAGCTACCTTTAATTGCTGGCACGCTCGGTGGGATCTTATTGATGATCAATCGTCTCAGCACGCTAGAGCTGACCGTATCCCAGTCGCGATCGGATGCGGTGGGAGTGTTGTTGAGCGCGCTGCTGATTTTGGCAGGCCTATTGTGGCAGCAGGTGCAGGCACGGTCGCCGGAGTCGGTACAGTTACAGGGTGAGACTGGTTTCGAGCTCGAAGGCGGGTTGCCAGAAAGCGCGCGAGCAGAGCTGGCCTGGGCATCGCATTTGCTCCTGACCAATACGGCAACTCGATCGCTAGTGGTGACTTACGATGCCCAGGTCATACTGAGGCGTGGAGTGCTGGGTCCGCAGGCAAAGGTAAATCCCGGTCCGATCGTGCAGCGCGTCCTGGCAACAAGTAAGGCAGTATATCTGGTTGACTTGAAGCTGTATCCGGGTCGTGTTGAGTTTGACTACCTACCGCCCAATACCCAAGGTATTATCTGTCAGCCGCTGGGTTCCCAAGGTGTAATGGTTCTGGCAGCGAATGCCCCTCGTAGTTACACGCGTCAGGATGAAGCCTGGATTGCAGGAATTGCCGACAAGCTGGCATCAATTCTTGATGTTGCGATAGCCGCATCTGGTAAGCCAGACTAAGAGCTCACCAGCTATATCAGAATCGCGTAATTACTTGCCGTTCCTGAATCTTCAGATGAGGATAGTGCCAGAACTGCTGCAATCCGACGCGGAAAGTGTTCTGGTGGATTTGATTTCTAGCGCAATTAAAAGGCATTGTGTTGGTTTCAAAACTCTGATGAAAGTCAAAGACGGCAGCGGTTCGGCTGCTACCGTCTTTACTGGAGTTATCAGAGGGACTTGAGTAAATGTACCGACACAGCCCTAGCTAGGGCTTGCTGAAAAAGGCTGGAATCTCTGCAATGAAACGATCTCAGCGTTTTCTATGCCAGAAAAGTGCAAGTTTATAGGCACCAGAGCCTCAAAACCCTTGCACTTGTGCCGAGAATCCGAGGCAAAAAGCTGGGGCTATATGGTAAAAGCCAGATTCCATAAGCTCTCTGCCTCCTAAATTCGTTTTGTGGAATTTTTCAGCAAACCCTAGCTAGCTGCGATGTACTCCTGAACGCTAGCGCGGCGGCGGCGTAACTGTGCGAGAGCCTGATGTTCCAGCTGTCTCACGCGCTCTCGGCTAAGGTTCAGACGCTTGCCAACCTTGGCTAAGGATAACTCTTTGCCATCTTCGAGACCAAAGCGCAAGGATAATACTGCTCGCTGCTGTGGCGTTAATTCTGCCAGCAGCGAATCGAGGTCTTGGCGCATCAACTCCTGGGTGATGTAGGTCTCAGGCGAGTTGTCGTTGTCTTCAAGCAGTTCAGACAACTCCGTGTCCTGGTTGTCACCTACACGCACGTCAAGAGAAATTGGCTGGCGCGCAATGCTCAAGTATTCGCGAATCTGTGCCGTCTCCAGTCCGAGTTCAGCCCCGATCTCGGCCGGTGATGCATTGCGACCTAGCTTTTGGGCTAACTCGCGCTGTACTTTTTTGATTTTGTTGAGCTTTTCGGTAATGTGGATTGGCAGGCGAATTGCCCGTGCCTGTTGCGCGATCGCACGGGTAATTGCTTGTCGGATCCACCAATACGCGTAGGTAGAAAACTTGTATCCACGCGTGGGGTCGAACTTCTCAACCCCGCGCTCCAGACCCAGAGTTCCTTCCTGGATAAGGTCAAGGAACTCCATGTTACGCTTTTGATACTTTTTAGCGATCGCAACGACTAAACGAAGATTGGCCTCGATCATCTTGCGCTTCGCGCGCGCGCCGCGCTCCAGCAAGCACTTCAGCTCGTTCGCTTCGATTTCAGCCCGTTCGGCCCACTCTCGGTCAGTCGGCTCGCGCTCTAGTTCCTGGGCTAGCCCCTCTTTCTGCTCAAGCAGTGCCATCATTTTCTGAACCTGCTTACCGTACACGATCTCTTGTTCGTGAGTTAGCAGAGGGACGCGACCGATTTCGTGCAGATAGGTTCGCACCATATCCGCAGAAAACATCGGTTGCTCTTTCGTGGTTTTGATGTTGGCAGTGGGCATCTCTGGTCTCGCCGTAACTCGGTGGATAGACGTTAGTCCGTTAACTGCCTGCCCCACGCCCTCGAAATAGCTCGAGAGCACAGCTGCCCGGCACGAGAACTCTTACCGGGAGGGGGACAGCTGCAGTGAGAACTGGCAACGCGTTGGATCCTTGCAAAAAAGCAAACAAACGCTACGGGTTGCCGTGAATCATCCTCACAATCCGAAGTCGTTATGAGTTCGATCTAAATTATAGCGAACCGTACGCTTAGACCGGGCCGCCAGCAGGCGGGTTCCCGTACTCGGACCCATATAGCTAGGGGTAATGGCGAGTGCCGCAGCTGTGCGCGCAGAGATCGCTATAATACTATGATGCGAGATTTCGAGGTCGATGTGCCAGCGAACGTGACGATAAGTTTTTGTGACACTATCGATGGCATGCTGAACCTCGAGCGGGCGTTCGAGTCATGCGACTCGTGGCAGGCAGTTGGCGCTGACCCTTTGGTGACCTGGGAGCGATCGGCAGCTGGGGTCCTTGGAGGACGAGGCCAGCCAGAGCGCCGTTGGCAAGAATGAATATCGGATTCACCATTGCATTAAGCAAGCAGTCGATCGTGTATAACACCAAGATGAGCGCGACTGCTGATGCCGGAGCAAATTCGGGCCGTTCCCATGCCTTTTTGCGGTAGCGCAAGCTGAAGTAGAGTAGTGGAGGCAGAAGCATCGTAGCGGTCAAACTCGCTAGCCCAACGAGCCCGCTCTCGCCGAAAGCAATGATCCACAAACTGTCGGTAGTTGAAACATTGCGACCGAACTTGTCGTAGACGCGCGATCGCCCCCAGCCTCCCCACCCGAAGAGCAGGCGCTGGCGTGCCTTGTCAGCTAAAAGTTTTTCGTTGTCGAACCGAAATTCTATCGAGCCGACGCGTGCTTCGCTGACGCCAATGCTGTTGAGGGAGGTTACGATTTGGTTTTGATATCCAGGGGCATCGACGACCGTATTGGTTACTAGGTAAAAGCAAATACCAGTACTAACCAACAGAATCGGCAAAGAAGTCTGCATGCGCTTGCCGCTCCACATCAGTAGTAATCCGAGTGCCAGCAGTGCATAAGCACCAGTAGACTTAACCAAGATTGTTGTTAGTACGAGGCTGGCAACCAACCAGCTCATATCGATATTATAAATTTTTGTCAGGACACCCGAGCGCCACAGCCAGAAGCCGATAAATGTTGCAGCCATCATCCACAATCCGACTTCCAAGCCGTGTTGCATAAAAACAACCGGACGCCAGCCACCATAACGCATGGTATGCGCAAAACTGTGTTGGTGGAAGCCGTAGAGCATACCGTGGAGCTGCGGACTCATTCGTGCTTCATACAAACAGAGCGGGACGTAAAGTATTCCGCCAACGCAAATTCCTAAGGCTAGTTGATAAAGCCCATAAAGGTTGCCTAAGTAGAGACGTCCGAGAAAATAAGGCAATCCCCAAGTTACTGTTTGTGTCAGGCTTGAAGTCATACCGTCATACAACCCCAGTCCGTTATTTACCGAAGAAAGCAATGGGCAGATACACCAAAGCAACATCGGTGCGTCTAGCCAGCTCGGGCTAAACCTGCTGAGGCGCTGGGTGTCGAACAGCAACATTGCCAGAAAAACACCGCAAACGGTTACACCAGTTTTGGTGAGGTCGGGCAGTCCAGCGATACGATAGCCTGCTACGGGCAAGAACAGCCATGCGGCAACAAAGCTGAAAACGACAGCACGTTGAAGAGGCAGGCGGGTGAACAGATATAAAACAACTGGTATCCAGCAGAAGAGGGCGAGTGGAACGAGGAACCCCATAAGTGGCAAAAGATGGTTGATGATGTGAACTACATACCTAAGTCTTGATGGAAGCAGCTTAATAGTGGAGTATCAGATGCTGTTCGATACTAGGCGGTCGAGGGGCAATCCCCAGCCCGCGATCGCGCGGATGTAGAACAATAAGCCGATGGTTCCGATTAAGACGCAACTGATCCATGCGTCCTGCCACCAACTCGATAAACCTTCGCGTGCGAGTCCCCAGCCGACCGTGCCGTAATACGGTAAGTCATTGAATGCGACAGCAACGATGGCACCCGTAATACCAAACCATCGGAAGCAAAGGGGCAAGGCAGCTAGCATATATGCGAATTTAAGTGCGTTGCCGAAAGCCATGTAGCGCGGTTCCCCGATTGCGAGTAGGGCAGGGCTCATTGTCAGTGACAACACGTGCGGCCAAAGTCCGAGGGCCAGTACTGGCAGCATCCATGCTCCATCCGCATAACGCTCGTCGTAGAGCAATTGGATTAAGAAGTCGCCGCTGCTGCTCAAGATAGCAATTAGTCCTGCAAGTCCGAGTACAACCCAGCGGCGTTTTGCAAGGAGCTCAAAGCGCAGAAGTGCTCGCGGTTCAGCTGCGCGTTTCGAAACCAAGGGGAAAATGACAGCACTACTCAATCGCTGGAGAACCTGACGCGGTAAATCGGCAAAGGTAAAAGCAATACTGTAGACCCCGAGCAGCCCGATCGGGATTAGCTTACCCAGGATCAGCCGATCGGATTGCGATGCCAAGAAGGTCAGCGCCGTCGATAAAAAAATCCACCGGCCGAACGAGCGCAGTTCTTTAAGTGCCTCTGGCTCCCATGCAAGGTGGTTTTCGTAGACGGCATGCGGTAGCAGGCGGTGGCTCCAGAAAGCGAGCGTGAGAGCCTGTACGTAGCTACCCAACACGAGTGCCAAAATCGTGCCATTGAAGCGTGCCCAGACAAGCATAATTGCGAGCGACGCGATCTGAGCGCATAGCTTAAGCAGTACGATACGGCCGACTACCATGCGCCGCGCGAGCGTATGTAATGCTGTAGAACTAAAGCTCAGTAGCACTCCCGACAAGCCTAGGGTGGGTAACAACCACACTAACTCCGGTGCCGTTGTGAAATATTGCGCCGCCGGCCACGCTAGTAAGCAGCAGGCTACCCATATTCCAACTCCTCGCAGGATCTGAATTGTCCAGGCAGTATTGTAGAATTCAGGCTCGTCGCCGCGCGGGCTGCGCACGATACTTGGAGCAATGCCGATGTCGGAAAATAGGTCAAGACCCGTGACGAGGGTATTCGCCAGACCCATCAAGCCGAAGAACTCTCGCGGCAGCCATCGTGTCAGCAAGAGGTTGCTGCACAGGCGAAGGAACTGATTTGTACTGAATCCTAATAAAGTCCAGATGCTTCCACGCAGCGCGAGTTGCCTGAGGGATGGCATTGGCCTTTCTACTCTTCAGCAGCGACGCGGTGCCGATGCTGACCAGAATGCAGTGGTGCAGGCACTGGCAAGACCTTGGAAGCCTCGTTTAAGTGGCGATCGGTGGAGGGCAACTCCTCGACCTTGCGGCGGTCCCGTGCCGCCGCGCGCGGGACTGGTTTGGGACGCTTGCGGGGCGAACCGTCATTGGCGATTGCGCCGATGATGGGGAGATTAAAGGCAGAAATTTCATCGAGAACATCCAATGTCACCGAGCGCTGTGTCTTGCCAATCCCGATGACGGATACCAGCCCGCCAGCATTAGCCGCTAAGAACTTCGCATCCGCATAGCGATCGAGTGGTGGCGTATCGTATATCACGAGATCGAAGGCACTCGCTAGGCGGCTGCTGATTTTTTCCATTGCACCCGACGCGAGTAGCTGCCCAGCCTCGGATAACACGCCGCCCGAGGTCATAACGAATAAGGTGTCTGAACTCGAAAGGCGCTGTAATAAAGTCTGGCGTTGAGGTTCGCGCGACTGCAACAACAACTGCTTGAGCCCTTGTAGATTGTTTAAGTTCAGCAAGGTATGCAGCTGCGGGTTGCGAAGATTGGCATCTACGAGCAGTACGCGTCGACCAGCTGCTGCTGCCGTGTAAGCAAGGTGCAAGGCAACGGTCGTTTTGCCATCTCCCTGTTGAGGGGAAGAAATTACGATGGACCGCAGCGGTGCATCCGAGTAGAAAAACAGAAGCTTCGCATAAATGGAGTTAAACGCTTCGCGGAAAATTGCAGCGGGGGAGTCCGGCGCTTCGCCAAACAGCGGCTTGAGATCGCGAATAGCAGGCGCTACGGGACTGCACGGCACGATCTCTAGCAGGGGAACGGGCGATGCGTCACTAAGGTCATCGCTGGAGAAAAAGATGTCTTCGCGTTTGTCGATGAGGACGGCTAGTCCGGTACCGGCGATCAACCCGAAGAAGGCTCCCAATACGAGCATCTTCTTGCTACTGACGGCAAGAGGAATTGGCTTGCCATCGCGATCGCGCGGCAATTGCGGCTCGGTCACGAGTTCCCAGGGCACTTGCGTTTGAGCGGCTTCCACCTTCAGTCGCTCGCGCTCGCTCAGCAATTGATCGAGGGTTCGGTTGACGACCTCGAGCTCTCGCTGCATATCGGTATAGCGCCTTACGATTGCAGGGAAGGCTTGAATTTCAGCTTTGAGAGCAGCTTCTTGCTCGCTCAGTCCGCGTTCTCGCAATTCGAGCTGGACAATCGCGCCAGAAACATCCATTAACTGGCTGACTAATCCTCGCCGTGCCGCATCCAGATAGATGCGGACCCGGGGATCGCTTGCAAACTCGTCTCCCAGAGACTCTCGGGCGCGCTGCTCGAGTAGAGGACGCAGGTTGGCGCGTTGAGCGACTAGCTCGTTAACGATCGGGGAGCCGGCCCGAAAGCGGGCAGTTTCGGCAGCAATTCGTTCTTCAACGGACTGTAAATCGAGTACGAGCTTTTGATAGACGGGATCGCCACTGAGTGCTGAAGCGGCGAGGGCAACATCGGGACCAAAGCCGAGCTGTTCTTGCAACTGAACGTACAGCTCCTGTTGCTCGGATAGCTGGCGACTGGCTTCCAAACGCAGCTCGGATGTGGCCCGCAATTGCAATGACAGCGCTTGACCTTCTTGTAGCGGATCGAAGAAAGCGTGCTTCTGCTGTAATTGCTGCAGGTCGTTCTGAAGCATGTTGGAACGCTCGCGCAGTTCGGGTAACTGCTCCTCAATAAAACCTACACCCTCGCCAATACGACTCTTACGCTCCTCAAGGCTATAGCGCAAATATTCATCGGCAAGTACGTCCAGAACCGTGCTAACAACAATAGGATCCCGACCTTCGAAAACGACTTCAAGGATGCGAAACTCCCGTCCCAGGCGGTCGACGGTCAAACCGAGTTGCAGGTCTCGTCCAGTAAAGTCGGGCTTGTCTTGGCGTACGCGATCTACAACACTCGACAGGATACGCGGGCTTTGCAGCAAGACTATTTGTGTCGGGTAATCGAGGCGGAAGGCTTCTTGACCTGGGACGCGGCCGCCATTACGCGTAAGCGCAGTTGGTTCGGATAGGCGAGCCTCGTTCGTGACAGGCTCGACAAGTACCTGGAAACTGCCCCTGTAGAGTGGCGGCAACATAGCCGCCAAAAGATAAGCCATACTCCCAAAAACACCAGTTACGCCAGCGACAGCAATCCACTGGCGTTTGACCGTAGCAAGCAGGGAGCGCAGGCTCAGGCCGCGTCGCGGGGAAATGTCTTGCTCTTCTGCGAAAGCCTGCTCTTCAAAGATGGGCGCGCTGGACACGGTATTACACAGAAACCCGATTTGATGAAACCAGTCTAGCTTAGATCGCGAAACGCGAGTGAGAATTTATACCG
The sequence above is drawn from the Rubidibacter lacunae KORDI 51-2 genome and encodes:
- a CDS encoding PfkB family carbohydrate kinase — encoded protein: MATGIFVGLTTLDLIYLSQQLPAPDQKLVASDYTIAAGGPATNAAVTFAYLGNRAKLFSAIGCHPLARTIRTDLDRPTLQVFDLAPDRVAPPPVSSIVVTAGTGERAVISINATRSQLDPVALPADALNSADIFAIDGHQMSISRELARQARDRGIPVAIDGGSWKPGFETVLPFVDYAVCSANFFPPGCCTHADVFACLAYYQIPHIAITHGSQAIAYRSNGNTGERSVPAIEPVDTLGAGDIFHGAFYHYILREPFPTALTSAARIAARACQSFGPRQWMLSNSP
- the rsmI gene encoding 16S rRNA (cytidine(1402)-2'-O)-methyltransferase — encoded protein: MNEPETHLPGTLYLVATPIGNLDDMTFRAVRVLQTADLIAAEDTRRTGKLLQHFAIATPQTSYHEHNRRQRAAELVDRLLAGANIALVTDAGMPGISDPGSELAAACAAAGIPVVPVPGATAAIAAIAASGLPAGRFAFEGFLPTKHKDRQARLQSLATEPRTIALYEAPHRLLTTLQDLAAALGGDRAVVLARELTKLHEEFAHLTLGEAIACYQTRQPKGEFVLVLAGATCDRQIDLTPDALRAELQDALERGLTRSQACRELANLTGLPRRDLYQLALDLDGSVPDAGKADGDRSSR
- the radA gene encoding DNA repair protein RadA: MAKPRTVFVCNACGAEHRQWFGKCPTCNTFGTLQEEVQVSTTSTTSRPGREPISARAPVSSGEREPYLLAAIQLADVRNCALSRFPSGFGEFDRVLGGGIVPGSLVLLGGDPGIGKSTLLLQVADRVAREHRTLYVAAEESAHQIKLRATRLGVTTTQPTASTAVTARTPVSENLYILAETDLEAILRELEALRPRVAVIDSIQTLYYAALSSAPGSVSQVRECTSALMQVAKRANITLMIVGHVTKEGSLAGPRVLEHLVDTVLYCEGDRFASHRLLRAVKNRFGATHEVGVFEMVDSGLREVENPSALFLGSRDEAAPGTATVVACEGTRPLVVELQALVSPTSYSSPRRATTGVSFNRLQQILAVLEKRVGIPLSKLDAYVATAGGLGVEEPAADLGIAVAVVASFRDRLVDPRSVLIGEVGLGGQVRRVPQLELRLREAAKLGFDRAIVPIGNELPADIGIEVVPVGRAIDAIVAAIPTHTHANPSTEDEVPDKSH
- the rpaB gene encoding response regulator transcription factor RpaB: METHKERILVVDDEASIRRILETRLSMIGYDVVTAADGEEALVTFGKTDPDLVVLDVMMPKLDGYGVCQELRKDSDIPIIMLTALGDVADRITGLELGADDYVVKPFSPKELEARIRSVLRRVEKDSSPGIPSSGVIHVSSLKIDTNRRQVYKGDERIRLTGMEFSLLELLVSRSGEPFSRSEILQEVWGYTPERHVDTRVVDVHISRLRAKLEDDPSNPELILTARGTGYMFQRILDVPGTDG
- a CDS encoding cofactor assembly of complex C subunit B: MTNDKSSVFRDPNRWVRQLPLIAGTLGGILLMINRLSTLELTVSQSRSDAVGVLLSALLILAGLLWQQVQARSPESVQLQGETGFELEGGLPESARAELAWASHLLLTNTATRSLVVTYDAQVILRRGVLGPQAKVNPGPIVQRVLATSKAVYLVDLKLYPGRVEFDYLPPNTQGIICQPLGSQGVMVLAANAPRSYTRQDEAWIAGIADKLASILDVAIAASGKPD
- a CDS encoding RNA polymerase sigma factor, RpoD/SigA family; its protein translation is MPTANIKTTKEQPMFSADMVRTYLHEIGRVPLLTHEQEIVYGKQVQKMMALLEQKEGLAQELEREPTDREWAERAEIEANELKCLLERGARAKRKMIEANLRLVVAIAKKYQKRNMEFLDLIQEGTLGLERGVEKFDPTRGYKFSTYAYWWIRQAITRAIAQQARAIRLPIHITEKLNKIKKVQRELAQKLGRNASPAEIGAELGLETAQIREYLSIARQPISLDVRVGDNQDTELSELLEDNDNSPETYITQELMRQDLDSLLAELTPQQRAVLSLRFGLEDGKELSLAKVGKRLNLSRERVRQLEHQALAQLRRRRASVQEYIAAS